The Gemmata palustris genome includes a region encoding these proteins:
- the lnt gene encoding apolipoprotein N-acyltransferase — MKLRVFLPAIASGVLLWAAFFPLDLGMLGFVALVPWLTLVRAPVSNRWRYLAAYAGGVVFFALATKWVRVAHPMMFMSWIGLAVVMPVFWLAALAILRRLDRVGVPLALAVPVAWVALEYFRMHFPTGFPFMKQIGAYQMIGFGWYYLGYTQHSFLQLIQIADFGGVYAVSFVVGAVNGALAEWIRPASAPLSEAKGEPTSSPPSRQARAARVGGLVFALALVGTSIGYGYWRFDHPAFTSGPLVAAIQGNVSQGDKMGNKDLLIESYFSLHLKAVNWDQERKAYNGAPVPDLVVWPETCCSTDWCDVGPGARAEDAPDVFQRKRAFARKEFLGNPWGTSTLLGLNGLEWDGARVWKYNSAFLVKPQPKSEMWKPGDPTLFYTIPVDRYDKMHLVPFGEYVPLGEQLPFMKWFTPYEKGYECRPGEKWTRFPLTTRDGRSFTFGCLICYEDSDPYLARQYVATEPVDFLVNISNDGWFDGTEEHEQHLAICRFRAIEARRSVVRSVNMGISGLIDADGRVVKIPGETWGQSKKVEAVVTAVVPIDTRRPPYAALGDWVPAACWLIALVGVVAGWVKRKLV, encoded by the coding sequence TCGTGCGCGCGCCCGTCTCGAACCGCTGGCGCTACCTCGCGGCCTACGCCGGTGGGGTCGTGTTCTTCGCGCTCGCGACGAAATGGGTCCGCGTCGCGCACCCCATGATGTTCATGTCGTGGATCGGGCTCGCGGTCGTGATGCCGGTATTTTGGCTGGCGGCTCTCGCGATCCTTCGGCGCCTCGATCGCGTCGGGGTGCCACTGGCGCTCGCGGTCCCGGTCGCGTGGGTGGCACTGGAATACTTTCGGATGCACTTCCCGACCGGCTTCCCGTTTATGAAGCAGATCGGCGCGTACCAGATGATCGGCTTCGGCTGGTACTATCTCGGCTACACGCAGCACTCGTTCCTGCAGCTCATTCAGATCGCGGACTTCGGCGGCGTGTACGCGGTGTCGTTCGTCGTCGGCGCCGTGAACGGCGCGTTGGCAGAGTGGATTCGACCGGCTTCTGCCCCCCTCTCTGAAGCGAAGGGAGAGCCTACTTCGAGTCCCCCCTCTCGCCAAGCGAGAGCGGCCCGAGTGGGAGGGCTCGTCTTCGCTCTCGCGCTCGTTGGTACGAGCATCGGCTACGGCTACTGGCGCTTCGATCACCCGGCGTTTACCAGCGGTCCGCTGGTCGCGGCGATCCAGGGGAACGTGTCGCAGGGCGACAAGATGGGGAATAAAGACCTGCTTATAGAATCGTATTTTTCTTTGCATCTCAAGGCGGTGAACTGGGACCAGGAGCGCAAAGCGTATAACGGGGCGCCGGTCCCGGATCTGGTCGTCTGGCCGGAGACGTGTTGCTCGACGGACTGGTGCGATGTCGGACCGGGCGCGAGAGCTGAAGATGCGCCGGACGTGTTCCAGCGGAAGCGGGCGTTCGCGCGGAAGGAGTTTCTCGGCAATCCGTGGGGAACATCGACTCTGCTCGGGCTGAACGGTCTCGAATGGGACGGTGCGCGCGTGTGGAAGTACAATTCCGCATTTCTCGTGAAGCCGCAACCGAAATCCGAAATGTGGAAGCCGGGCGATCCGACTCTGTTCTACACCATTCCGGTCGATCGTTACGACAAAATGCACCTCGTTCCGTTCGGTGAGTACGTTCCGCTCGGTGAGCAACTGCCGTTCATGAAGTGGTTCACGCCCTACGAAAAGGGCTACGAGTGTCGGCCCGGCGAAAAGTGGACGCGGTTCCCGCTCACCACGCGCGACGGGCGTTCCTTTACCTTCGGGTGCCTCATCTGCTACGAGGACTCCGACCCGTACCTCGCACGACAGTACGTTGCGACCGAGCCGGTCGATTTCCTTGTGAACATCTCCAACGACGGTTGGTTCGATGGCACCGAGGAGCACGAACAGCACCTCGCGATTTGCCGGTTCCGCGCCATCGAAGCCCGGCGCTCCGTGGTGCGCAGCGTGAACATGGGCATTTCTGGCTTGATCGATGCCGACGGGCGCGTGGTGAAAATTCCGGGCGAAACGTGGGGGCAATCGAAGAAGGTGGAGGCGGTCGTGACCGCCGTCGTACCGATCGACACGCGCCGCCCGCCGTATGCGGCCCTCGGTGACTGGGTGCCCGCCGCGTGCTGGCTGATCGCGCTCGTGGGCGTGGTCGCCGGATGGGTGAAGCGGAAATTGGTGTAA